A genomic window from Vitis riparia cultivar Riparia Gloire de Montpellier isolate 1030 chromosome 18, EGFV_Vit.rip_1.0, whole genome shotgun sequence includes:
- the LOC117907443 gene encoding uncharacterized protein LOC117907443, translated as MTMEPEISISTSNSKPPSKPSSKRLLFDRRYGWVFDEWKDPSQEALSGGRGMFCILPLATALLKTASQSINLAANTAVKVLERPNLLSPQELKASFDDRFHKFMSSIQKPEFNLFAIKGNSTLHATDSSSHPHRGSSESQMASTT; from the exons ATGACTATGGAGCCCGAAATCTCAATTTCCACCTCCAACTCCAAACCTCCTTCCAAGCCTTCTTCCAAACGTCTACTCTTCGATCGCCGTTACGGTTGGGT aTTCGACGAATGGAAAGATCCATCCCAAGAAGCACTTTCCGGCGGCCGAGGCAT GTTTTGTATATTGCCATTGGCGACAGCTTTACTGAAGACGGCTTCGCAATCG ATTAACCTTGCAGCAAACACTGCGGTTAAAGTTCTTGAAAGGCCAAACCTTCTATCACCACAGGAACTAAAAGCTAGTTTTGATGATCGATTTCACAAATTTATGTCTTCGATACAAAAACCAGAATTCAACTTGTTTGCCATCAAAGGAAATTCGACATTGCATGCTACTGATTCGTCCTCACATCCACATAGAGGAAGCAGTGAGTCACAAATGGCTAGTACAACATAA
- the LOC117905795 gene encoding protein PARTING DANCERS-like, whose amino-acid sequence MANFKASCRDPTAQNPPNVSSSGSGGVCMMRNTWRDEQHPSFINFISSFLKANSFRLNFVPIAPDFIFNCGGLSVAIVFVTNWDGNNYLPTFSRVKKLKEQFAHLYIVVTLPTREQNDSFVHSSFKLWNGAWKAYICASSRHRDGL is encoded by the exons ATGGCGAATTTCAAAGCAAGTTGCAGAGATCCAACGGCTCAGAATCCTCCAAATGTCTCGAGCTCAG GAAGTGGTGGGGTTTGTATGATGAGGAACACATGGAGAGATGAACAGCACCCATCATTCATCAACTTCATCTCCTCCTTCCTCAAAGCAAATTCTTTCCGTCTTAACTTCGTCCCGATTGCCCCT GATTTCATTTTCAACTGCGGTGGTTTATCAGTGGCCATTGTTTTTGTTACAAACTGGGACGGTAACAACTACTTGCCAACCTTTAGCAG GGTAAAGAAACTAAAGGAGCAATTTGCACATCTCTACATTGTCGTCACGCTTCCAACCAGGGAGCAAAATGATTCTTTTGTGCACTCTTCCTTCAA GCTTTGGAATGGAGCTTGGAAGGCCTACATTTGTGCCAGTTCAAGACATAGAGATGGGCTTTGA
- the LOC117905796 gene encoding non-functional pseudokinase ZED1-like, with the protein MGKKERKEREEYMLRNGGLLLEKRISYFNGKYSNPMRSFLVKELQKATDNYNHENRIFEGPFGFECYKGCLEGSVVFVKKYSGYFPSCEMVANEISVAAQLSGHKNSMKLLGCCLET; encoded by the coding sequence ATGGGAAAGAAGGAGAGAAAGGAGAGAGAGGAGTACATGCTGAGGAATGGAGGGTTGTTATTGGAGAAGCGAATTTCCTATTTTAATGGCAAGTACTCCAATCCCATGCGTAGCTTTTTAGTCAAAGAGCTTCAAAAAGCTACTGACAATTACAATCATGAGAATCGAATTTTTGAAGGTCCGTTCGGTTTCGAATGTTATAAAGGTTGTTTGGAAGGTAGTGTGGTTTTTGTGAAGAAGTATTCTGGCTATTTTCCTAGTTGTGAAATGGTTGCTAATGAAATATCAGTTGCAGCACAACTGAGCGGGCATAAGAATAGTATGAAGCTTTTGGGATGTTGCTTAGAAACATAA